A genomic stretch from Papio anubis isolate 15944 chromosome 18, Panubis1.0, whole genome shotgun sequence includes:
- the LOC116271224 gene encoding enhancer of mRNA-decapping protein 4 isoform X3 — protein MPPINLQEKQVICLSGDDSSTCIGILAKEVEIVASSDSSISSKARGSNKVKIQPVAKYDWEQKYYYGNLIAVSNSFLAYAIRAANNGSAMVRVISVSTSERTLLKGFTGSVADLAFAHLNSPQLACLDEAGNLFVWRLALVNGKIQEEILVHIRQPEGTPLNHFRRIIWCPFIPEESEDCCEESSPTVALLHEDRAEVWDLDMLRSSHSTWPVDVSQIKQGFIVVKGHSTCLSEGALSPDGTVLATASHDGYVKFWQIYIEGQDEPRCLHEWKPHDGRPLSCLLFCDNHKKQDPDVPFWRFLITGADQNRELKMWCTVSWTCLQTIRFSPDIFSSVSVPPSLKVCLDLSAEYLILSDVQRKVLYVMELLQNQEEGHACFSSISEFLLTHPVLSFGIQVVSRCRLRHTEVLPAEEENDSLGADGTHGAGAMESAAGVLIKLFCVHTKALQDVQIRFQPQLNPDVVAPLPTHTAHEDFTFGESRPELGSEGLGSVAHGSQPDLRRIMELPAPANFLSLSSETKPKLMTPDAFMTPSASLQQITASPSSSSSGSSSSSSSSSSLTAVSAMSSTSAVEPSLTRPPEELTLSPKLQLDGSLTMSSSGSLQASPRGLLPGLLPAPADKLTPKGPGQASIFGPPQVPTAASALSLELQEVEPLGLPQASPSRTRSPDVISSASTALSQDIPEIASEALPRGFGSSAPEGLEPDSMASAASALHLLSPRPRPGPELGPQLGLDGGPGDGDRHSTPSLLEAALTQEASTPDSQVWPTAPDITRETCSTLAESPRNGLQEKHKSLAFHRPPYHLLQQRDSQDASAEQSDHDDEVASLASASGGFGTKVPAPRLPAKDWKTKGSPRTSPKLKRKSKKDDGDAAMGSRLTEHQVPEPPEDWPALIWQQQRELAELRHSQEELLQRLCTQLEGLQSTVTGHVERALETRHEQEQRRLERALAEGQQRGGQLQEQLTQQLSQALSSAVAGRLERSIRDEIKKTVPPCVSRSLEPMAGQLSNSVATKLTAVEGSMKENISKLLKSKNLTDAIARAAADTLQGPMQAAYREAFQSVVLPAFEKSCQAMFQQINDSFRLGTQEYLQQLESHMKSRKAREQEAREPVLAQLRGLVSTLQSATEQMAATVASSVRAEVQHQLHVAVGSLQESILAQVQRIVKGEVSVALKEQQAAVTSSIMQAMRSAAGTPVPSAHLDCQAQQAHILQLLQQGHLNQAFQQALTAADLNLVLYVCETVDPAQVFGQPPCPLSQPVLLSLIQQLASDLGTRTDLKLSYLEEAVMHLDHSDPITRDHMGSVMAQVRQKLFQFLQAEPHNSLGKAARRLSLMLHGLVTPSLP, from the exons ATGCCACCCATTAACCTGCAAGAGAAGCAGGTCAT CTGTCTCTCAGGAGATGATAGCTCCACCTGCATTGGGATTTTGGCcaaggaggtggagattgtggccAGCAGTGACTCTAGCATTTCAAGCAAGGCCCGGGGAAGCAACAAG GTGAAAATTCAGCCTGTCGCCAAGTATGACTGGGAGCAGAAGTACTACTATGGCAACCTGATTGCTGTGTCTAACTCCTTCTTGGCCTATGCCATTCGGG CTGCCAACAATGGCTCCGCCATGGTGCGGGTGATCAGTGTCAGCACTTCGGAGCGGACCTTGCTCAAGGGCTTCACAGGCAGTGTGGCTGATCTGGCTTTTGCACACCTCAACTCTCCACAGCTGGCCTGCCTGGATGAGGCAGGCAACCTGTTCGTGTGGCGCTTGGCTCTGGTTAATGGCAAAATTCA AGAAGAGATCTTGGTCCATATCCGGCAGCCAGAGGGCACGCCACTGAACCACTTTCGCAGGATCATCTGGTGCCCCTTCATCCCTGAGGAGAGCGAGGACTGCTGTGAGGAGAGCAGCCCGACGGTGGCCCTGCTGCATGAAGACCGG GCTGAGGTGTGGGACCTGGACATGCTCCGCTCTAGCCACAGCACTTGGCCTGTGGATGTCAGCCAGATCAAGCAGGGCTTCATTGTGGTAAAAGGTCATAGCACG TGCCTCAGTGAAGGAGCCCTCTCCCCTGATGGGACTGTGCTGGCTACTGCGAGCCATGATGGCTATGTCAAGTTCTGGCAGATCTACATTGAGGGGCAAGATGAGCCAAG GTGTCTGCACGAGTGGAAGCCTCATGATGGGCggcccctctcctgcctcctgttcTGTGACAACCATAAGAAACAAGACCCTGA TGTCCCTTTCTGGAGGTTCCTTATTACTGGTGCTGACCAGAACCGAGAGCTAAAGATGTGGTGTACGGTGTCCTGGACCTGCCTGCAGACTATTCG CTTCTCCCCAGATATCTTCAGCTCAGTGAGTGTGCCCCCTAGCCTCAAGGTTTGcttggacctctcagcagaataCCTGATTCTCAGTGATGTGCAACGGAAG GTCCTCTATGTGATGGAGCTGCTGCAGAACCAGGAGGAGGGCCATGCCTGCTTCAGCTCCATCTCGGAGTTCCTGCTCACCCACCCTGTGCTGAGCTTCGGTATCCAGGTTGTGAGTCGCTGCCGGCTACGGCACACTGAGGTGCTGCCTGCCGAAGAGGAAAATGACAGCCTGGGTGCTG ATGGTACCCATGGAGCTGGTGCCATGGAGTCTGCAGCTGGTGTGCTCATCAAGCTCTTTTGTGTGCATACTAA GGCACTGCAAGATGTGCAGATCCGTTTCCAGCCACAGCTGAACCCTGATGTGGTggccccactccccacccacacTGCCCACGAGGACTTTA CATTTGGAGAGTCTCGACCCGAACTGGGCTCCGAGGGCCTGGGGTCAGTCGCTCACGGCTCCCAGCCTGACCTCCGACGAATCATGGAGCTGCCTGCACCTGCCAACTTCCTCAGTCTGAGCAGTGAGACCAAGCCCAAGTTGATGACACCTGACGCCTTCATGACACCTAGCGCCTCCTTGCAGCAG ATCACTGCCtctcccagcagcagcagcagtggtagcagcagcagcagcagcagcagcagctcccttACAGCTGTGTCTGCCATGAGCAGCACCTCAGCTGTGGAACCCTCCTTGACCAG GCCACCTGAGGAGCTGACTTTGAGCCCCAAGCTGCAGCTGGATGGCAGCCTGACAATGAGCAGCAGTGGCAGCCTGCAGGCAAGCCCACGCGGCCTCCTGCCCGgcctgctcccagccccagccgACAAACTGACTCCTAAGGGGCCGGGCCAG GCCTCCATCTTTGGCCCACCTCAGGTGCCTACTGCCGCCTCTGCACTGTCCCTGGAGCTGCAGGAAGTGGAGCCCCTGGGGCTACCCCAAGCCTCCCCTAGCCGCACCCGTTCCCCTGATGTCATCTCCTCAGCTTCCACTGCCCTGTCCCAGGACATCCCTGAGATTGCATCTGAGGCCCTGCCCCGTGGTTTTGGCTCCTCTGCACCAGAGGGCCTTGAGCCAGACAGTATGGCTTCAGCCGCCTCAGCACTGCACCTACTGTCCCCACGGCCCCGGCCAGGGCCCGAGCTCGGCCCCCAGCTTGGCCTTGATGGAGGCCCTGGGGACGGAGATCGGCATAGTACCCCCTCCCTCCTGGAGGCAGCCTTGACCCAGGAGGCCTCGACTCCTGACAGTCAGGTTTGGCCCACAGCACCTGACATTACTCGTGAGACCTGCAGCACCCTGGCAGAAAG CCCCAGGAATGGCCTTCAGGAAAAGCACAAGAGCCTGGCCTTCCACCGACCACCATATCACCTGCTGCAGCAACGTGACAGTCAGGATGCCAGTGCTGAGCAAAG TGACCATGATGATGAGGTGGCCAGCCTTGCCTCTGCTTCAGGAGGCTTTGGCACCAAAGTTCCTGCTCCACGGCTGCCTGCCAAGGACTGGAAGACCAAGGGATCCCCTCGAACCTCACCCAAGctcaaaaggaaaagcaagaaggaTGATGG GGATGCAGCCATGGGATCCCGGCTCACAGAGCACCAG GTGCCAGAGCCCCCTGAGGACTGGCCAGCCCTAATTTGGCAACAGCAGAGAGAGCTGGCAGAGCTGCGGCACAGCCAAGAAGAGCTGCTGCAGCGTCTGTGTACCCAACTCGAAGGCCTGCAGAGCACAGTTACAGGCCACGTAGAACGTGCCCTTGAGACCCGGCACGAGCAGGAGC AGCGGCGGCTGGAGCGAGCACTGGCTGAGGGGCAGCAGCGGGGAGGGCAGCTGCAGGAGCAGCTGACACAACAGTTGTCCCAAGCACTGTCTTCAGCTGTAGCTGGGCGGCTAGAGCGCAGCATACGGGATGAGATCAAGAAGACAGTCCCTCCAT GTGTCTCAAGGAGTCTGGAGCCTATGGCAGGCCAACTGAGCAACTCAGTGGCTACCAAGCTCACAGCTGTGGAGGGCAGCATGAAAGAGAACATCTCCAAGCTGCTCAAGTCCAAG AACTTGACTGATGCCATCGCCCGAGCAGCTGCAGACACATTACAGGGGCCGATGCAGGCAGCCTACCGGGAAGCCTTCCAGAGTGTGGTGCTGCCGGCCTTTGAGAAGAGCTGCCAGGCCATGTTCCAGCAAATCAATGATAGCTTCCGACTGGGGACACAGGAAT ACTTGCAGCAGCTAGAAAGCCACATGAAGAGCCGGAAGGCACGGGAACAGGAGGCCAGGGAGCCTGTGCTGGCCCAGCTGCGGGGCCTGGTCAGCACACTGCAGAGTGCCACTGAGCAGATGGCAGCCACCGTGGCCAGCAGTGTTCGGGCTGAGGTGCAGCACCAGCTGCATGTGGCTGTGGGCAG CCTTCAGGAGTCCATTTTAGCACAGGTACAGCGCATCGTTAAGGGTGAGGTGAGTGTGGCGCTCAAGGAGCAGCAGGCCGCCGTCACCTCCAGCATCATGCAGGCCATGCGCTCAGCTGCTGGCACACCTGTCCCCTCTGCCCACCTTGACTGCCAGGCCCAGCAAGCCCATATCCTGCAGCTGCTGCAGCAGGGCCACCTCAATCAGGCCTTCCAGCAG gCACTGACAGCTGCTGACCTGAACCTGGTGCTGTATGTGTGTGAAACTGTAGACCCAGCCCAGGTTTTTGGGCAGCCACCCTGCCCACTCTCTCAGCCTGTGCTCCTTTCCCTCATCCAGCAGCTGGCATCTGACCTTGGCACTCGAACTGACCTCAAGCTCAG CTACCTGGAAGAGGCCGTGATGCATCTGGACCACAGTGACCCCATCACTCGGGACCACATGGGCTCCGTTATGGCCCAGGTGCGCCAAAAGCTTTTTCAGTTCCTGCAGGCTGAGCCACACAACTCACTTGGCAAAGCGGCCCGGCGTCTCAGCCTCATGCTGCATGGTCTTGTGACCCCCAGCCTCCCTTAG